The nucleotide sequence TTTACTTTCTGAATAATCGTAAAAACCTTCGCCTGATTTTACACCTAATTTTCCTGCCATAACCATATTTACCAATAACGGACACGGAGCATATTTAGGATTTTTAAATCCGTCGTACATTACGTTTAAGATCGATAGACAAACATCTAATCCAATAAAATCGGCTAATTGTAATGGACCCATTGGGTGTGCCATTCCTAATTTCATCACCGTATCAATTTCGCTTACACCTGCAACACCATTGTACAATGTTTCGATTGATTCGTTAATCATTGGCATTAAAATACGGTTGGCTACGAAACCAGGATAATCATTCACTTCGGTTGGAATTTTTCCTAAAGCCAAAGATAGATCCATGATTTTTTTGGTAACATCGTCGCTAGTGTTGTATCCACGGATAATTTCTACTAATTTCATAATAGGCACCGGGTTCATAAAGTGCATACCAATTACGCGTTCCGGGTTTTTAACAACTGCCGCAATCTGCGTGATAGAAATAGAAGAGGTGTTCGATGCCAAAATAACATCTTCTCTACAAACTTCGCTTAATTCTTTAAAGATGTTTAACTTTAGGTTGATGTTTTCTGTAGCAGCTTCAACAACCAAATCTACATTCACCACACCGTCTTTAACATCGGTATAAGTAATAATATTTTCAATAGTAGCTTTTTTGTCTGCTTCGGTAATTGATCCTTTTGCAATCATACGGTCTAAATTAGATACAATGGTGTTCATACCGCGTTCAATCGCCTGATCAGAAATATCAATTAAACAAACTTTAAAACCTTTTTGTGCAAACGTGTGGGCAATTCCGTTACCCATTGTTCCTGCACCAATTACAGCTATATTTTTCATTTTTATGTTTTAATACGAATTTATGCGAATATACTTTTTTTAATTTATTTACCGAAACAATCAATAATTTTATACGCAATCCTTAATGCTTCTGTTCCGTCTTCTAATGTTACAATTGGCGTTGTGTTGTTGTTAATGGCATCGGCAAAAGTTTCCAATTCATCTAAAATGGCGTTGTTGTTTTCTACCGAAGGATTATCAAAATAAATCTGTTTTTTAACGCCTTCTGCATTTTGAAGGATCAAATCAAAATCGCCTGGAACTTCAGGTGCATCTTTCATTTTTACCACTTCGCAGATTTTATCCAAATAATCGACAGAAATATAGGCATCTTTTTGAAAAAATCGAGCTTTACGCATGTTTTTCATCGAAATTCGGCTCGATGTTACATTGGCAACACAACCGTTTTCAAACTCAATACGTGCATTGGCAATATCAGGCGAATCGCTAATTACAGCAGTTCCCGTTGCATGAATATTTTTAACCGGCGATTTTACAACGCTTAAAATAGCATCGATATCGTGAATCATTAAATCTAAAACCACAGGAACATCGGTACCACGTGGATTAAATTCTGCCAAACGGTGCGTTTCAATAAACATTGGGTTGTGAATTTTATCTTTCACCGCTTTGAATGCCGGATTAAATCGTTCCACATGTCCAACTTGCCCTTTTACATGGTATTCTTTTGCAAGCGCAATAATATGTTCGGCTTCTTCAACGGTATTCGAAATTGGTTTTTCTAAAAAGATGTGTTTGCCCGCTTTAACAGCCTCAACCGCACAATCGTAATGCGAAAGGGTAGGTGTTACAATATCAACTACATCAACCGCTGCAATTAAATCGCTAATAGTTTTGAATGATTTATAACCGAATTCTGCAGCAACTTTTTCGGCATTTTCTTTAGATGGATCAAAGAAACCAACTAATTCGTATTTTGATGATTGATTTAACAATCGCAAATGGATTTTTCCTAAATGACCTGCGCCTAATACGCCAACTTTTAACATAATGAATGTTTTTTACAAAGTTAAAAGATATTTGAAAACCGAAGGGCTTTATTAGCTGAAAGTTATCTGAATTTTAAAAATATTCGATTTAAAATCGTTCTGAAACTTTAAAAATATGTGTAATTTTGAAGCAGTAAGAAAGGAATAAAACGTGAGAGATACCGCAAAACATCAAGGATTAAGAAATCAGTTAGTTAAATTATTAGCACAAAAAGGTATTTATGATACCAATGTGTTAAATGCTATGAATGGCGTTCCGCGTCATTTGTTTTTAGAGTCTGGTTTTCAAGATTTTGCGTATCAAGACACTGCTTTTCCTATTGGTGCAGGGCAAACTATTTCGCAACCTTACACCGTTGCGTTTCAGTCGCAGTTATTACAGCTTAAACCAGATGATAAAGTGTTGGAGATTGGTACAGGATCGGGCTATCAAACCGCGGTTTTGTGTAAAATGGGAGCAAAGGTTTTCACGATTGAACGCCAGAATGAATTGTACAGAAAAACATCGGTTTTATTACCTAAATTAGGTTACCGCCCTCGCGTTGTTTCATTCGGCGACGGATATAAAGGCTTGCCTAAAGATGCTCCGTTTGATGGAATTATTGTTACAGCCGGCGCACCATTTGTTCCACAACCTTTATTGGCACAATTGAAAATAGGAGGCCGATTAGTAATTCCCGTAGGCGATGAAAAACAGGTGATGACGCTGTTAATAAGAACATCGGAAACGCATTTTGAACAACACGAATTTGGTGATTTTAAATTTGTACCTATGTTAGAAGATAAGAATAGGTAGGTTTATGAAAACCAACTGATTATTTCACCCAAGCCAACAAAAAAAGCAACACCAAAGATTATAAAAAGTAAAAAACAACCAATTGGAATAAGTTTTTCAAAAAAGTTAGGTTTTGTGTCTTCAATAACTTTCTTACGTTTGCCATCAAATTTTTCTATGTAATCAATTACTATTGGTGAATCTTCATCAATCCAATCTGCAAAGCGTTCAAAAGGTATCGTTTTGTCTTTTGAATCATTGGTAATTGAATCAATATTTTTTGATGCAACAATTAAATTCATAGCATATAGTAACAAACCTTCTTTATTAGCCTTAATGTAACTATACTCTGCTTCATCAAAGATTCCGAAATATGCATTTTCCTTTAATTTTTCTGTATCGAATTGATTTATTAATTCTTGAATTTTTTGATCATCCATAAGTTATATTTTAATCAAAAATAAAAAAAACTTATTGGTTTCCTAATAAGCTTTCTTTAAACGGGCTAAATCAATTTTGTTGTCGCGGTCTTTAATGGTTTCGCGTTTATCGTATAGTTTTTTTCCTTTTGCCAAAGCAATTTCAACTTTAGCCAAGCCTTTTTCGTTGGTAAACAAACGCAGTGGCACAATGGTTAAACCTTTATTTTGCACGCTTTTATTTAACGATTTTAATTCTTTTTTATTTAAAAGCAGTTTACGCTCGCTTTTTGCTTTGTGGTTGTAATGCGTTCCAAACGAATATTCTTCAACATGCGAATTAATCATGAACAATTCGCCGTTTTGAAACTCGCAAAAACTGTCTGCAATAGATGCTTTCCCCAAACGTATCGATTTTATTTCGGTTCCAGCCAAAACAATTCCTGCCGTATATTTTTCAATAAACTCAAATTCAAATTTGGCACGTTTGTTTAATATGTTTATACTTTTCTGCATGGTGCAAATGTACTAAAAGTTGGTGTTTTGTAAAACTATTTGTCTTTTTTCCAAATAGAATAAATAATGGTGATGCCTAAAATACCCGAAATGATAAATCCTAGTAAGCCTAAAAGTGAATTTCCGAAGAAAAGCGGCGGAATTTTTGCCATCATTAAGATAGAAGAACCAATAGATAAAGCCGCAATAATAATGGCGTATGTTAATCGGTTCGATGCATTTTGAAGGGTTTTGCGCATGTCTTCTAAACCTTCCACTTCAAAATTTACTTTTAATTTATCGTCTTTTATCTTTTCTAATAAAACCGTTAAATCGTCGGGTAAATTTTGCAGGTTTGCAGCAAGTATCTTTAAATGTTTTAATGATTTTTGAGCAATTTGTTTTGGTCCGTATTTTTTTAAAGCCAGTTCGTTTGCATACGGACGCATGCTTTCCATTACGTTTAATTCGGGATCTAACTGTTTGCCAATTCCTTCAATAATCGATATTCCGCGCAGCAGCAAATAAATAAATTCGGGCATTAATACTTGGTTGTTTGCCATAATCGATTTTACTTTTGCTACAATATCGTTTACATTAATTTCATTTAACGACGAATGTTCCAGCATATGAAAAATATCGTAAATTTCTCGTTCCAGTGTTTTTTCGTCTTCAATATGATACTCAATTGCGAGGCGTTTTGTTAATCGAATGATTTTTTTTGCATCCTGAATCAAGAAACTTTCAATAATTCCTTCCAACAATTCCATATCGCCTTTCATAATTTGACCCATAGATCCAAAATCGATAAAACAGAACTTTTGATCGTTCAAAATAAAAACATTGCCCGGATGCGGATCGGCGTGAAAAAAACCATCTTCTAAAACCATTTTCATAAACAGCACAATTCCGGTTTGTGCCACATCTTTAGGAAGCATACCGTTTTCAATGATTTTTTCTTTGTTGTTTACCTTAAAACCATCGACAAATTCCATTGTTAAAATGTTGTTGTTTGATAGTTCTTTAAACGTTTTTGGAACGTAAACTTCGGTTCGGTTTTCAAAATTCTTTCTAAACTTCTCTATATTGTGAAATTCGTTGGTCAATGATAATTCTCTGTTCATATTGTTTTCAAAGGAATTAATCAGCTGTGTTAGACTCATTTTTCTGGCAGCATCGTAATTTTTTTCAAGGATTTTTGCCAGATCCTTCATAATCAGAATGTCTGATTTTATGATCTCATCAATCGTAGAACGTTTTACTTTGATAACCACTTTTTCGCCATTAACCAATCGCGCTACATAAACCTGCGAAATCGATGCCGAAGCAATAGGAGTAGGGTTAATGTACTCAAAATGTTCATTGGGATTTATCAGCAGTTCATCGGCTATTTTTTTGTGAATATCCAATTCTTCTGGTGGAACATTGTCTTGTAGTTCGGCTAATTCGGCAATCATTTCAGCAGGCAGAATGTCTTCGCGGTTGCTAAACATTTGCCCTAATTTAACGTAAGTAGGTCCTAATTCTTCAAGTACCAAACGCACACGCTTGTAAACACCGAGTTTAAAAATTTCTTCGCCTCGTTTTGATTTTAAAAAACCTTTTGGTAGAAACTTTTCGGCACTTGTTCGTGCAATAATATCATCGAATCCGTATTTGGATAAGATGCTGATTACATTGCTAATACGTTTAATTTTCCTGATTTGATTCATAATTTATTTACTTGATGAAAAGGTATAAAAAAAGTAGTAAGGTTTTTCTTACTACTTTCTTAAAGTTTTGTGATATTAATTCTGTAGAGATGAATTGGTGTTTTTAATTGTAACTTTTAATTCGTCTTCATTTTTCACTTTATCCATCAGTAACACATCGTTTTCGTGAATGTTTCCGTTAATGATTTCTTCTGCCAATAAATCTTCTACATACTTTTGAATGGCACGTTTTAGTGGTCTTGCACCGTATTGTTTATCAAAACCTTTATCGGCAATAAAATCTAGAGCTTCTTGTGTTAATTCTAAATGATAGCCCAAATTATTTACACGCTGATACAGTTTTTCAATTTCAATGTTGATGATTTTGTGAATATGTTCTTTTTCTAATGTATTAAATACAATTACATCATCAATACGGTTTAAAAATTCAGGTGCAAATGCTTTTTTCAGGGCATTTTCGATAACCGATTTTGACAATTCATCTTGTTGTTCTTGTTTTGATTTAGTTCCAAAACCAACGCCGGTTCCAAAATCTTTCAACTGGCGTGCACCAATGTTAGAAGTCATAATGATGATGGTGTTTCTAAAATCGATCTTTCTACCCAAGCTGTCTGTTAAATGTCCGTCATCTAAAACCTGTAACAACATATTAAAAACATCGGGATGTGCTTTTTCAACTTCGTCTAACAAAATAACCGAATACGGTTTTCTGCGAACTTTTTCTGTTAGCTGACCGCCTTCTTCGTATCCAACGTATCCCGGAGGTGCACCAACTAAACGCGAAATCGCAAATTTTTCCATATATTCGCTCATATCAATACGGATCAACGCATCTTCAGAATCAAAAATTTCTTTTGCAATTACTTTTGCCAACTGCGTTTTACCAACACCGGTTTGACCAAGAAAAATAAACGAACCAATTGGTTTGTTAGGATCTTTTAATCCGGCACGGTTTCTTTGAATAGATTTGGCGATTTTAGCCACCGCTTCGTCCTGACCAATAACTTTTCCTTTAATGGCATCGGGTAAAGTAGCCAGTTTTTTACTTTCGGCCTGAGCAATTTTATTTACCGGAATGCCTGTCATCATTGAAACAACATCGGCAACGTGTTCTTCGGTAACGGTAATTTTATTGTTTTTAGAATCTTCTTCCCAACGCTCCTGTGCAACGGCTAAGTCTTTTTCAATACGTTTTTCATCGTCACGTAAAGCCGCAGCTTCTTCGTATTTCTGACGTTTAACAGCATCGGTTTTTTTGTCACGGACTTCTTCTAATTCTTTTTCAAGGTTTAAAATATCGTCCGGAACTTCAATATTCGTAATATGTACACGCGATCCTGCTTCGTCTAACGCATCAATGGCCTTGTCCGGTAAAAAACGGTCAGTCATATATCTGCTTGTTAATTTTACACAGGCTTCAATAGCTTCGGGTGTATAAATTACGTTGTGGTGATCTTCGTATTTAGGTTTAATGTTGTTTAAAATGGTAATGGTTTCCTCTTCAGATGTAGGTTCAACAATTACTTTTTGAAAACGACGTTCCAATGCACCGTCTTTCTCGATATACTGACGGTATTCGTCTAAAGTGGTTGCACCAACACATTGAATTTCTCCGCGTGCCAATGCAGGTTTAAACATATTCGATGCATCTAACGAGCCTGTTGCACCGCCTGCACCAACAATGGTATGAATTTCATCGATAAAAAGAATGATATCGTCGTTCTTTTCCAATTCGTTCATAACGGCTTTCATACGTTCTTCAAACTGACCGCGGTATTTTGTACCTGCAACCAAGCTTGCCAAATCTAAAGTTACCACACGTTTGTTGAACAAAATGCGAGATACTTTCTTTTGAATGATGCGTAACGCCAAACCTTCGGCAATGGCCGATTTACCAACGCCGGGCTCTCCAATTAACAACGGATTGTTTTTTTTACGGCGCGATAAGATTTGCGAAACACGCTCGATTTCTTTCTCACGACCAACAACAGGATCCAGTTTGCCTTGTTCTGCCAGTTCGGTTAAATCGCGACCAAAATTATCTAATACCGGAGTTTTAGATTTTTTTCCCGATTTATTTTGAGCTGACGGATTGTTGAAATTATCTGACATACTGTCACCTCCTTCGTCATCAAATGCACTATTGCGTGGTTGTTCGCTCAGCGATTCTGAATTAGAAAGTAAACTTACAAATTCTTCTTTAGCGTTGTCGTAATCGACCTTACAACGATTTAAAAGAATTGTAGTTGGATCTTCTGTGTTGCGAAGAATCGACATTAAGATATGACCTGTGTTGATCATATCGGTTTTATATAATTTTTTTTCCAAAAAAGCTCTTTTTAAAGCGTTTTCGGCTTGTTTTGTAAGATGAATGTTCTTTTTTTCGGTGTTTATAATTTTATTAGGGTTTTCCGGAATCAATGCTTCAAAGCGGTTTTTCAGAAAATCTAAATCAATTGATAAGTTGTGTAATATCGTGATTGCTTCGCCCTGGCTTTCGCGCAAAATACCAAGCATGATATGCTCTGTACCAATATAATCGTGCCCTAAACGTAAAGCTTCATCTCTACTAAAGGTAATTACCTCCTTTACTCTTGGTGAAAAATTGTCGTCCATTTTATAATATTTAGGGTTTTTATTTTAACATATCAAAATCTGTACCTTAATTTTTTGTGGCAGTGCTTTTTGATATTAACTAATATAGGAAGTTTTTTATTATTCTACGAGGTTTGAATTATTTTTTTGAAGACAAAAAAAGAACCCGGTAAATTTTACCGGGTTCTTTTCAATTATATATTTTTACTTATGATAACGCTTCTTTAACGCGATCTGATGCTTCCTGGAATTCGATAGCCGATAAAATTGGCATACCAGACTCGTCGATAATTTGTTTAGCTAAATCGGCATTTGTTCCTTGTAAACGTACAATAATTGGCACTTTAATATCGTCACCCATATTTTTGTAAGCGTCAACAATACCTTGAGCAACACGGTCGCAACGAACAATTCCACCAAAAATATTGATTAAGATTGCTTTTACATTTGGATCTTTTAAAATGATACGGAAAGCAATTTCAACACGTTTTGCATCTGCAGTACCACCTACGTCTAAAAAGTTAGCTGGTTCAAAACCTGCATACTTAATTAAATCCATAGTAGCCATTGCCAAACCTGCACCGTTTACCATACAACCTACCGTTCCATCTAAATCAACATAGTTTAAACCTGCTGCTTTAGCTTCCACTTCAATTGGACGTTCTTCTGTAGTATCACGCATCTCGGCATAATCTGCATGGCGGTATAATGCGTTGTCGTCTAAAGTTACTTTAGCATCAACAGCAATAATTTTATCGTCAGATGTTTTTAAAACCGGGTTAATTTCAAACATCGAAGCATCGCAACCAACATAAGCTTTGTACAATGCATCAACAAATTTTACCATTTCTTTGAATGCGTTACCCGATAAACCTAAGTTAAAAGCAATTTTGCGTGCTTGGAAACCTTGTAAACCAACAGATGGATCAATTTCTTCTGTAAAGATTAAGTGTGGTGTTTTTTCTGCAACTTCTTCAATATCCATTCCACCTTCGGTAGAATACATAATCATGTTTCTTCCTGTTGCACGGTTTAACAGTACAGACATATAAAATTCTGAAATTTCACTGTCTCCAGGATAGTAAACGTCTTCAGCAATTAATACTTTGTTTACTCTTTTACCTGTTGGAGGTGTTTGTGGAGTAATTAAATCCATACCAATAATTTGACCTGCAATCTCTTTAACCTGGTCTAAATTTTTAGCTAATTTAACGCCACCGCCTTTACCACGACCACCGGCATGAATTTGTGCTTTAACCACATGCCAACCTGTACCTGTTTCTTCTGTTAACTGCTTTGCCGCTGTTACTGCTTCTTCTGCTGTATTAGCTACATGACCGCGTTGTACACGTACGCCGTAACTAGCAAGTATTTGTTTACCTTGAAATTCGTGTAAATTCATTACCTATATGTTTTTTAGATTTACAAAAATATAAAACTTGTTTTAATTTGCCTAAAGAAATTGAAATATTGTTGCTTAACGAACAAATAAAATAAAAATTAGTTAATTTAAGGGATAGATAACGGTTTTACATCCTTAAAATTTTTTCCATTTTTTTACCTTTTGCAAGTTCGTCTATCAATTTGTCTAAATATCTTGTTTGTTTTGTTAGTTGATTTTCGATTTCTTCAATGCGATAACCACAAATAACACCTGTTATTAAATGTGCGTTAGGATTTAAGGTTGCTTTTTCAAAAAAAGTTTCAAACGTTACATTTTCGGTTATTAGTGTTTGTAGTTTTTTTTCGTTAAATCCTGTAAGCCATTCAATTACCTGATGTAATTCTTCTTTTGTTCTGCCTTTACTTTCAACTTTTGTAACGTAATGCGGATAAACCGATGCAAAGGTCATTTTGGCAATTCGTTCATTGTGTTTTGCTGTTGTGTTCATTGTTGTTTGTTGTTAAACCATTAAATCTAACGGATCGTTTTCATTGGTATTTTCGGCAGTGTTTTGTTGTGCTTGATTTTCTTGTTTAAAGCCTATTTTATTGATTGGAGCTTTTTTTGTTTGATACGATTCTAAATCTGCTTCTAATTCTAAAATACGGTGCGGAAAATCTTGTCCCACGTTTTGTTTTGCTTCTATTAAAAAAACGGTACAACGTTTTAAATAATCGGCAGTTAATTTGGCTTTTGCCTCGTTAAATGAAGCCGTTAAAACCTTGTCGCTTAGCTCAATATTTTTGGTTTCATCTTTTCGGTGTAAGGCATATAACCGTTTTTTTAACGATTGTGTAAAATCAATAATCATTGTGTTTGAAAACAACCTCATTTCGGCCGCAATTGGTTCCCAAAAGGTTTTAGACAGGGCGTTGTGCTTTTTCAGAATTTTTAATAAAGGAGAATCTTCAACCAAATTTTCGGTTAAATGACGAATAATTAATTGGGCACGCTCGTCTGAATTTGGTGGGAATATTGGTATTTGCATATCAAATCTGCCCGGAGCCAGAACTTCATCATTAAATAAATTTAAAATTTCGGCCGATCCTACAATTAATAATTCCTGATGAATATTTTTTTGCGTGTGGCGTAAAATGGTGTTGATTAGCTCAATGTTTTGTGCAAAGAAATTTTGTTCACTGTTTTTGCTTAGCAATTCATCTAACGAATCTATAAAAAGCAACGTTTTTGGGTGTTGCATTTTAGAATTTAAAAAATGCGTAAACGAATTTTTGTTTGTTTTTAAATTTCCGGCAAGATAATCTTTGTAAACGTGAACAAAATCGTAATCAATCATTTGAGCAATTTTGCGTGCCCAGAAAATTTTACCGCTTCCCGGTGGACCATACAAAATAATACCTGCCGGTTTAGAAATTCCCCAAATAGTTGATTGATCCTTGTTTATAAAGGGATCCAACATATCGTTTAAATGAAAATACAAATCGGTATATCCCACTAAACGTTTACTGGCATAGTTTTCTGTTTCGGGAAAAGCCTCGTCGATAAATTTGTATTCGCCGCCAATATATAAATGAATCAAATAACTTGACAGATTGGTTTTGATGTTTTTTGCCGTTTCTGCCGGAATTCCGTTTGATACAAAGAAATTCAAAACATCCTCTTCTTTTACATTAATGGTTTTGGCAATATCGGCAAGGGTTTTTTCTTTAGAATGATCTTCGGCATATTTCTTTAAAAAATCGATGTTTTTTAACGTAAACTGTTTAAATTCTTCTGTTATATTAAATTCTTCATCGATACAAAATCCTAAATCGATATTAAAATCATAAATAAAATTCTGCAAACTTTCTAATGATATACCCAGTTGATCTGATAAGTCTTTTAATTTCATTTTTTATTTTTAAAGATACTAAATCAGTTAAAGTAAATTACAATGTTGTGTTTGTTTTAACTTTTTATGGTTGATAAAATTTGATCTATTTCTTTGATAATATCGTTTTGCGATTGTTTTTCGGTATCTATAAAAGTACTGTCGTTGCCGTAAGGTGCATAAACTTCGGTTTTTGTAACAGAAAACAAACCAATTGTTGGTGTTAATGCGGCACTGCTTAAGTGCATCATTCCGGAATCTGCGGCAACAACCAATTCGCAATTTGCCATTAACGATGCTATTTCGCGAATGTCTTTGCTGTAATAGGTTGGCAGTTTTCGTTCTAATTGCGAAATATCTTCAACCGGTAAAATTTCAATTAAATTGTATTCTTCTGAATATTTTGGATAGAATTTTTCGTAAAAATCGTTCCACCATTCAACCGAATAACATTTTGCACCTGTTGCAAACGTGAAAAAAGCAATGGTTTTGCGTGTATCGTTTTTGGTAACTTTTAATAAATCTTGTTTTCCTTGATCTAATTCTGTTGTTGATAATTTTAAATCTAAAACAGGAACATTTCCAGTCAATGGTTTTTGATTTAGAATTTCTAAAAATCGACGGAAATTATAAACAGGATATTTCGCAATGTGTTCAATATCGTTGTATTTATTTTTTAACTCTTCAAAATCATCGCCATAAAACTTAAAATCTGCCGATGGAATAATTGTTGATATTCTGCCCGAAGACGAACCTTTTTCTACATTAATAACCAAATCGTATTTTGTGCGTTTTAACGAAAACCACACTTTTAGATATTCCGAAAAATCTTTCAAGGGTTTTTTGGGAAGTTCGATGATGTTTTTAACCTGCGGATAATTTTGAAAGATAATCGGCGTTATTTTTCCTTTTACAAAAAGATCTATGGTACAGTTTGGAAACGTGTTTGCTATTTCCTGAACCAGAGGCGTTATTAAAAGCATATTTCCCAAACGATGGTTGGGCCGACTGATTAACACGCGGTTTACTTTAAAGTTATGTGCTTTTTTTTGCATTTCGCTCATTGATTTTTTACCAATGTTGTGTGTGAGCGAATGCATTAATTTTCTGCGAACAATATTTGCTTTTGATTTTAAGCTCATTTTAATAATATCAATAGATAAATTTATGTTTGGTTTGTTGAAAGATGCTCTATTCTCTATATTCCTTTAGAGGTTTATAATTAATATAACGAATGTAAACATCTTCAGGATTTATTTTATCTTTTCTAAGAAGTTTTTCTCTCCCAGATAGGTCAATTTCATACACTGTACGATGACTGTCATTGTGAACACTGGCAAACTCTTTTAGACTGTCTCCTTTGATTCTTGCAAAAACTGTTGAACTACCTCCGTGAACTAGAAAAGCATCAATGCAGTTTAATTCTTTATTATAAAGCATATTTGGATAACTTTCAGAATTTACAATTGAAACCAGTTCTTTTTGATAGTTGTCATAAATAAAAAGTCGTCTCACTTCATTTGCACTTCTTGCCGCTTGTGCTGAGATAAAAGTGATGTCGTTAAAATTGTCATTGTTAAAGTCGGAAATGTTTGGAGCTAAGCCCATTAGTGCATCGCACTCATATATATAAGTGTTTTGAAGATACCAACGATTAGGAGCTTTGTTATAAAATTTAACAATTATATAATCGTTATTAAAAACTCGGTGTTTTATAAGTTTAATTTTGTTTTTTCCTTTTTCTCCAATATTTAAACTATCTACAAATATTTCTATAATTTCAGTATTGATATTTGTGGTGTCGTTAATAACAATTTTAGTTGTAATAGTGTCAGTAATATTAAAACTTTTACTTTCGTTATTAGTCGGTTTTGTGATACAAGAAAAAAAGAGGATACAAAGAATAAGAGTATTCAATTTCATATTGTCTCGTTAAATTATATTTAAAGTATCCAATGTTTGAGGCTATTTTTTGTGTAAATTTAATCTATTAATTAACAAAATAGGCTAATAATAATATTAACTATTTTGTTTCATTCTTGTTTTTTAGGATTAAATTCGTTTTCGCGGTGTGTAGTGTAAAGATAAATATTGGTCATAAAAAACCAGATAAAACCAAACAAAAACCATTTTAAAATATCGGTAGTTCTTACAATGGCTTTATTATATGTTTGCAAAAGGTTTAAAATTTGGGCATCGGTTTTAATATCATTAACAGTTTCCGGATATCCAAAAGTTTCTAAAACAGGTGTATGAGGAATACACAACCATAATACCACAGAATAAATCCCAAAAAGAATTAATGAAAGTTTCATTTTTGCAAAGGCATCAACGTTTTTATTTTTAAATTTTACAAAAAAGGCTATTAAGTACATTAAAAATAAAAGGGCAACAACATATATAATAGGAATTTCTTTAAACATATTGAAACTATTTTAAAGGTCTAAAGTTAGCTAAAATATATAAATTTTCAT is from Flavobacterium dauae and encodes:
- a CDS encoding ATP-dependent Clp protease ATP-binding subunit, whose protein sequence is MDDNFSPRVKEVITFSRDEALRLGHDYIGTEHIMLGILRESQGEAITILHNLSIDLDFLKNRFEALIPENPNKIINTEKKNIHLTKQAENALKRAFLEKKLYKTDMINTGHILMSILRNTEDPTTILLNRCKVDYDNAKEEFVSLLSNSESLSEQPRNSAFDDEGGDSMSDNFNNPSAQNKSGKKSKTPVLDNFGRDLTELAEQGKLDPVVGREKEIERVSQILSRRKKNNPLLIGEPGVGKSAIAEGLALRIIQKKVSRILFNKRVVTLDLASLVAGTKYRGQFEERMKAVMNELEKNDDIILFIDEIHTIVGAGGATGSLDASNMFKPALARGEIQCVGATTLDEYRQYIEKDGALERRFQKVIVEPTSEEETITILNNIKPKYEDHHNVIYTPEAIEACVKLTSRYMTDRFLPDKAIDALDEAGSRVHITNIEVPDDILNLEKELEEVRDKKTDAVKRQKYEEAAALRDDEKRIEKDLAVAQERWEEDSKNNKITVTEEHVADVVSMMTGIPVNKIAQAESKKLATLPDAIKGKVIGQDEAVAKIAKSIQRNRAGLKDPNKPIGSFIFLGQTGVGKTQLAKVIAKEIFDSEDALIRIDMSEYMEKFAISRLVGAPPGYVGYEEGGQLTEKVRRKPYSVILLDEVEKAHPDVFNMLLQVLDDGHLTDSLGRKIDFRNTIIIMTSNIGARQLKDFGTGVGFGTKSKQEQQDELSKSVIENALKKAFAPEFLNRIDDVIVFNTLEKEHIHKIINIEIEKLYQRVNNLGYHLELTQEALDFIADKGFDKQYGARPLKRAIQKYVEDLLAEEIINGNIHENDVLLMDKVKNEDELKVTIKNTNSSLQN
- the sucC gene encoding ADP-forming succinate--CoA ligase subunit beta, whose product is MNLHEFQGKQILASYGVRVQRGHVANTAEEAVTAAKQLTEETGTGWHVVKAQIHAGGRGKGGGVKLAKNLDQVKEIAGQIIGMDLITPQTPPTGKRVNKVLIAEDVYYPGDSEISEFYMSVLLNRATGRNMIMYSTEGGMDIEEVAEKTPHLIFTEEIDPSVGLQGFQARKIAFNLGLSGNAFKEMVKFVDALYKAYVGCDASMFEINPVLKTSDDKIIAVDAKVTLDDNALYRHADYAEMRDTTEERPIEVEAKAAGLNYVDLDGTVGCMVNGAGLAMATMDLIKYAGFEPANFLDVGGTADAKRVEIAFRIILKDPNVKAILINIFGGIVRCDRVAQGIVDAYKNMGDDIKVPIIVRLQGTNADLAKQIIDESGMPILSAIEFQEASDRVKEALS
- a CDS encoding DUF2200 domain-containing protein produces the protein MNTTAKHNERIAKMTFASVYPHYVTKVESKGRTKEELHQVIEWLTGFNEKKLQTLITENVTFETFFEKATLNPNAHLITGVICGYRIEEIENQLTKQTRYLDKLIDELAKGKKMEKILRM
- a CDS encoding AAA family ATPase yields the protein MKLKDLSDQLGISLESLQNFIYDFNIDLGFCIDEEFNITEEFKQFTLKNIDFLKKYAEDHSKEKTLADIAKTINVKEEDVLNFFVSNGIPAETAKNIKTNLSSYLIHLYIGGEYKFIDEAFPETENYASKRLVGYTDLYFHLNDMLDPFINKDQSTIWGISKPAGIILYGPPGSGKIFWARKIAQMIDYDFVHVYKDYLAGNLKTNKNSFTHFLNSKMQHPKTLLFIDSLDELLSKNSEQNFFAQNIELINTILRHTQKNIHQELLIVGSAEILNLFNDEVLAPGRFDMQIPIFPPNSDERAQLIIRHLTENLVEDSPLLKILKKHNALSKTFWEPIAAEMRLFSNTMIIDFTQSLKKRLYALHRKDETKNIELSDKVLTASFNEAKAKLTADYLKRCTVFLIEAKQNVGQDFPHRILELEADLESYQTKKAPINKIGFKQENQAQQNTAENTNENDPLDLMV
- a CDS encoding glycosyltransferase family 9 protein produces the protein MSLKSKANIVRRKLMHSLTHNIGKKSMSEMQKKAHNFKVNRVLISRPNHRLGNMLLITPLVQEIANTFPNCTIDLFVKGKITPIIFQNYPQVKNIIELPKKPLKDFSEYLKVWFSLKRTKYDLVINVEKGSSSGRISTIIPSADFKFYGDDFEELKNKYNDIEHIAKYPVYNFRRFLEILNQKPLTGNVPVLDLKLSTTELDQGKQDLLKVTKNDTRKTIAFFTFATGAKCYSVEWWNDFYEKFYPKYSEEYNLIEILPVEDISQLERKLPTYYSKDIREIASLMANCELVVAADSGMMHLSSAALTPTIGLFSVTKTEVYAPYGNDSTFIDTEKQSQNDIIKEIDQILSTIKS